Sequence from the Saccharopolyspora pogona genome:
TGTCCGCGGTCACCCGGCCCAGCGCGCTCTGCGAGCCGGACAGCAGCCGCACCCCGGTGTTCGGCGGCAGGTCCCGGGCCTCGTCGAGGTCGGCGATCCCGTCCTTGAACAGGACGTCCACCGAATTCGGCTGCACCTCGACGTCGGCCATTCCGGTCCACCCCGACGGCACCACGTCCTGCGCGCGGTACTCCTCGGCGTCCAGGGCCACGGCTGCGGCCTTGACCCGCAGCGGCATGTCCTTGGTGACCAGCGTGACCCGGTGCCCTTCGGCGGCCAGGTTCAACGAGCAGGCCAGGATGCGGGCGTCGTTGGAGTCCGTGCGGAACCCCGGCGGCAGCACCCGCGGGTCGGAGTGGTTGAGCTCGACGTGCAGGCTGCCCCCGTCCTCGCCGACGGGAACCGGTTTGTCCAGCTGCCCGTGCTGGATCCGCAGGTCGTCGAGGGCGCGGAGGGCTTCTCTGGCGAACCAGCCGAGTTCGGGGTGGTGGCGTTTGCCCTCCAGTTCGCTGATGACCACCACCGGGAGCACGACGTTGTGCTCGGCGAAGCGGGACATCGCCCACGGATCGGACAGCAGCACCGAGGTGTCCAGGACGTAGGTCCGGATCTCGCTGCCGCCGGCTTGCGCGGTGCTCGCGGACTCGCCGCTACGGGCTGGGATCTCCGCTGGAGGCTGGGAACGTCGTGCGGTCACGGCTACTCCCTCGCGGGCGTGGCATGCACACCCGCTCGTCGGCGGGCCGGGCCTGGCCCCGTCGCGCCCCGGCCGGACCGGATCGTCCGCCGTGGCCGCAGGGGCCAGGCACCGGCCCTTCGCGACCAAGGTGGACGTGGTAACCGTCCGCTCCAGCCAACAGTCACGATCAGGGCCTCCCGGACGGGCCACGTACGGACTTGCGATTGGAACGGCCCGTCAACAGCGCACGCTACCTGCGAGATTGCGTCTCGGCAGGCAGCCACACAGGTGATTCGCCGAATCGTCGACTTCTCTTCATGTGCCTCGGAATTCGCGCAGTTCACGGACTTGCCGACCGCGTCGAACGGGCGCGGAACACCGTTCGGCGGCAGGTCAGACCACCTTCGGCGGCCGTCGCGGAGCACCTCCCATTAAGGCACTCCACGTGATCAACACTCCACCGGATGGGTGATCTTCGTCGGGTGAACGGATCAGACTCTGGCCGCCAGCTCCGCCCGGACGGACTCCGGAACCAGCGGTTCGTCAAGCAGCCGGCGAAAACGATCGGTGCTCGAAGTGCCCGTCGGCCGGTTCTCCAGCCACCGGCGCAGCAGCCGGTAGCCCTCGACGTAAGTGGTGGTGTAGGCGCGCCACAGCGGATCCCGCATGAACCGCACCAGGTGCCGGGCCCGCTGGTCCGGCATCAGCAACCAGCGTTGCAGGTAGGCAGCCACCTCGGCGTCGTCCGCGCCGCCGTCGTGCAGCATCAGCAGGGCGTCCTGGCGGACCGTCAGCAGGCGGCTCATCGCGATCTCCATCCGCTCCGCCAGCTCGCCGTCCATCCAGATGCCCAGGTCCGCGAAGATCTCCGCCGCCCACGGCCCCCAGCCCGGCCCCACCGCGGCCTGCAGCCCGAGGTCGGCCAGGCCCTCGGCCATCAGGCACTGCGGCGTGTTGACCAGGAAGATCGTGTGCTCGCCCTGTGCGTCCCGGATCGCAAGTCCGGCCTCCTTGCGGCAGTGCTCCGTGTGGTGGCCCGGGTAGGACTCGTGCGCCACGAGCTGCGGCAGGTTCGCGGCCCGGTGCCCGACGTCGGCGTTCACTGCCACCCGCGACCGGTACTCGCCGAGGTAGTGGTTGAAGCCGCTCCACGGCTTGTCGGTGACGATCTGGTACTCGACGACCTCCTGGACCGGCAGGCCGAACTCGCGCCGAACGCGGTCGCGCAGCGCGCTGGAAAGCGCTTGGACGCAGACCTTGAGCCGCGTGGCCGGCACCGCATCCCGGCCTCGGACGGCGTTCAGGCGCGCGGGCAGCGGGCCCCGGCCCGGCAGCACCTCGGCCAGCTCGCGGTGCGCCTCGCGGTACTCGTCCTGATCACCGAGCACCGGCGTGACCTGGAAATAGGCCTCGACCTCGGCCGGGAACGGCAGCTGCTCGCCGGCCAGCCCACGCCCGGAGCACTCCAGCGCCGTCAGCTGCGCGGCGAGGAACCGGCGGCGCGGCGCGGCCAGTCCGGACTCCGGCAGCGCGGCGCGCAGCCGCTGCGCGTCGGCGGTCAGCCGCGCCGGGTCGGGACGCGACTCGTCCTGCACCCGCCGGCGCAGCGCCGGGTCCCCGGTAAAGGAATCCACGAATCCCGGGACGAGCCGATCGAATCTGAGCCCGAGGAGCACGTATTCGGTCACGAGCGCTTCGGAGTCCATATCGGGACACTACGCCGGGCACTTGCGCGCGCGGACCACTGGGCTCGTTTCCCCAGGCAACCGAAACCACACACAATTTGCCGTCGCAACGAAAACTGTGCGACATGACACATGCGATCACACGATGGTGTTAACGAGGTGTTTTTTCTTCGGTTTACCTGGATACCTTTCACGCCGAGTGCGCCCCCTCCCGGCTGAACTTATGGGGTGCGCGGCCGGGGAAGGAGCGCACTCTTCATCCCATCCAACAAGGAGCAACAAAGTGCTTAAGAAGGCTGCGATCGTCGCCGGTGCCGCCGCCGGGCTGCTGGCCCTGGCCCCCGTCGCCAACGCCGACAGCGCCGACAACGACGGCATCAACATCGCGAACGACAACAACATCAGCGTCCTGCCGGTTCAGGCCTGCGGCAACAACGTCGCCGTGCTCGGCGCGGTCGTGCCGATCGCGTCGCCGCAGCTCAACAACTGCGTCAACGCCCCGATCGTCGACCACGCCAAGGTCAGCTGACCGAGCCGAAACAGCTGCATCCGGTACGCGGAATCAGACGCCGAAAAGGGGCGTCGGGGCCACCCCCCGACGCTCCTTTTTGCGCGCAATCGCCGGGCCGGAAGGTTCTCGCCGCGCAATTTCACATCGCCACGTGCGAATACGCGATTCGCGTTCACACAATGGTGTTAGCGAGTTTGGGCATCCGGCACGTCGCAGGTAGCTTTTCAGCCGGAACAAGCCAGACTCCATGACCACCTCGCGGACTTTACCGAAGTCCGCCGGGGTGTGAACTCCGAATAGCGCGGTTAACAGAGGAGAGTGAACCAAGTGCTCAAGAAGGCTGCGATCGTCGCCGGTGCCGCCGCCGGGCTGCTGGCCCTGGCCCCCGTCGCCAACGCCGACAGTGCGGACAACGACGGCATCAACATCGCGAACGACAACAACATCAGCGTCCTGCCGGTTCAGGCCTGCGGCAACAACGTCGCCGTGGCCGGCGCGGTCGTGCCGATCGTGTCCCCGCAGCTCAACAACTGCATCAACGCCCCGATCGTCGACCACCCCAAGGTCGGCTGACCGAGAGCAGCGCACGGGAAAGGCCAGGTCTCTCGGACCTGGCCTTTCCGCTTGTCGGGGTCAGCCGCCGAAGCGGCGGTGCCGGACCGCGTAGTCGCGGAGCGCGCGGAGGAAGTCGACCCGGCGGAAGGCGGGCCAGTACGCCTCGGTGAACCAGAACTCGGAGTGCGCCGACTGCCACAGCATGAAGCCGGACAGGCGCTGCTCCCCCGAGGTACGGATCAGCAGGTCGGGGTCGGGTTGCCCGGAGGTGTAGAGGTGCTCGGCGATGTGGTCGACGGTGAGGACCTCCGCCAGCTCCTCGATCGTGGTGCCGGCTTCGGCGTGCTTCTGCAGCAGCTTGCGCACCGCGTCGGCGATCTCCCGGCGCCCTCCGTAGCCGACCGCGACGTTGACCTGCATGCCCGTGCGCCCTTTGGTCCGCAGTGCGGCGGCGGACAGCCGCGCGGCGGTCTCGATGGGCAGCACGTCGAGGGCGCCGACGATCCGCACCCGCCACGGCGTGGCCGGGTCGGTAAGCCGGTCCACCACCCCGGCGATGATCTCCATCAGAGCGTTCAGCTCGTCGGGGGTGCGGTTGAGGTTGTCGGTGGACAGCAGCCACAGCGTGACAACCTCGACCTCGGCCTCTTCGCACCAGCCGAGCAGTTCGGCGATCTTGCGGGCGCCGGCGCGGTGGCCGTGGGCGGCGTCCAGGCCGGCCTCCTTGGCCCACCTGCGGTTGCCGTCCAGGATGACGCCGACGTGCCTGGGATGTTCCACCCCGTCGAGCTTCCGGCGCAGCCGCCGCTCGTACAGGTCGTAGATGAGTTCTTTCAACCGAACCTTGAGCGCCACGCCCGATGAGCCTACGCGGATCCCGAAGCCGCGCGGCCCCCACCTCAGTCCGAAGTGCCGCAGTCCGAAGTGCCGCGCGGATCACGCCGGGAACGCGCCGCGGCCCGCTCCGCTGCGGAACCCCAGGTGGCCGACTTGCACGCACGGTGGAGCGCCGGTGCTGTTGACCACGTCGCCCGTGCGACCCCTGGCTGCGAACCTACGGTCCCGTAATCTCGATGTGTGACTAGCGCCCTCTCCGCTCGCCGCTCGACCGCATTCGTGAAACCGCGGATGCGCGGCTGGATCCACTTCTGGTCGCTGGTGGTGTCAGTTGCCGCCGGTGCCACGTTGATCGCCCTCGCAGCCTCGACCGTGTCGGCCGCCGCCGCCGTGGGCACCTCCATCTACGTCGCGACCGTGCTGGGCCTGTTCGGCGTCAGCGCTCTCTACCACCGCAAGACCTGGAAGACGATCGGGGCGCGCACCTGGATGCGGCGGCTCGACCACTCGATGATCTTCCTGTTCATCGCGGGCACCTACACGCCGTTCGCGATGGTGGCCATGCAGCCCACGACGGGTGCGGTGGTGCTCGCCGTCGTCTGGGGCGGCGCGCTGGGCGGCGTGATCCTGAAGCTCGCCTGGCCCAACGCACCGCGCTGGGTGGGCGTGCCGGTCTACATCGCGCTGGGGTGGGTCGCGGTGTTCGTGTTCCCCGACCTGCTGCAAAACGCCGGGATCGCGGTGCTGGTGCTGCTGATCGCCGGCGGGCTGATGTACACGGCGGGCGCGATCTTCTACGCGACCCGGTGGCCGGACCCGTGGCCGAAGACCTTCGGCTACCACGAGTTCTTCCACGCGGCGGTGTCGCTGGCCGCGATCTGCCACCACATCGCGATCTGGCTCGCGCTCTACGCATAGGAATGTCGCCGGGGTCGTTTTGCGTGGCGGTGCGGGTGGCGGAAGTCGTGAGTGCGAAAACGGGTCAGAGCCGGTTTTCGCACTCACGGAGGTTCAGCCCGCTAGTCGCCGGGTTGCGGCTCCGGGCCGCGGTTGCGCAGTTCGTCGACCTTGGACAGGGCTTCGCGGAGTTCGCCCAGCCAGTCCTCGGTGTGCTGGCCGACCAGCCGCACCGCCCAGGCCAACGCCTCGGAGCGGGACCGGGCCACCCCCGCGTCCACGAGCGTGTCCAGCACCATGCGCTCGGGCTGGTGCAGCCGGGTCATCACCGGCACGGACAGCGTGGTGAACAGCTCCTCAGTGTCGCCGAGCCGGGCACCCCAGGCGACCTTGCGGCCGTAGCGGTGCTCCGCTTGACGGGCGATCTCGATCCGCTCCTCGCGGGTCTCCTCGCGGAAGCGCGCGATCCGGCCGTTCTCCGCGGCGGCGCGCTCGGCGTCGTCGGCGAATTCGCCGCCCACCGGCGGCAGTTCGCCGACCACCAGGATCTCCTCGCGGTCCACGGTGACAGCCGGGCCACCGGTGAACCACCCCTCGGGCAGCCGCCCGGCGAACCACGCCTTGGCGTCCTCGGCCGTCGGCGGCTCGCTGCGCCGCCCGCCACCCGCCCACGGCGGACCTCCCCGGCCTCGACCGCGAGCCGTTCGACCAAACCTCGAATGCATGACTCCCACCTCCCGATTACATAATTACACAGTTACATCGCAGGTGGGAGAGTTGTCGTTCGGCCCGCAGCGAAACCGGCCCGCGCGGGGCCGTGAGTCCTTGGGCAGCGAGAGCCACCCAGAAGACTCACGGCACCCTCAGCGGGTCAGGGAATCGACGAGGTCGTCGGCCGTGGTGACCGGGCGGTCGCAAACGTAGCCGCGGCACACGTACGCCGCGGCGGCTCCGCCGACCAGCGGCCGCCCCGCCAGCAGCGGCACCCGGCTCGCCTCCGGCTCTCCGGCCAGCGCCACGGCTCCGCCCGGGGCGCTCCGCCGCGCCGCGGCGAGCAGCGCCGCCCGGTCGGCGTCGTCGGCTTCGCCGACCACCGCGACCTGGAGCGGGCCGTGGGCGCGAGCCTCGGCGACGCTGAGCCAGTGACCCGCGAAGCGGGGAGCGCGCTGCGCGAGGAGCCCGGCACGGGCGAGCGCCCGCTCCGCCGCGGCGCGGTAGCGCGCGGTGGCGTCCGGGCCGGCGAGCGCGGCAGCGGTGAGCAGGGCCGAGGCGAGAGCCGAGGCCCCGGCGGGGCTGGCGTTGTCGGTGGGGTCGGAGGGGCGGCGGACGAGGGATTCGGCGTCGGCCGCGGTGTCGTGAAACATGCCCGGGTGGTCGGCGTCGGCGAACTGCTCCAGGGCCGTGTCCAGCAGCGAGCACGCCGCTTCGAGCCAGCGCGGCTCGCCGGTCGCCTGGTGCAGCGCGAGTAGTCCGTCGGCGAAGCAGCCGTAGTCGTCCAGCACTCCGGCGGCCGTTCCGACCACGCCGTCTCGGGATGTGCGCCGCAACCGGTCGTCGATCAGGTGCCGCTCCAGCAACAGCTCCGCCGCCTTCGCCGCCGCGTCGATCCAGCGCGGTTCGTCGAGCACCTCGGCCGCCTCGGCCAGCGCGGTGATCGCCATGCCGTTCCAGGCGGTGACGACCTTGTCGTCCTTGCCCGGCTGCGGGCGCTGGTCGCGGGCTTCGCGGAGGCTGTCGCGCACCCGCCGCCAGCGGGCCGGGTCGTCGGGGTCGTGCTTGAGCTGCAGCGTAGACGCGCCGTTCTCGAAGGTGCCCGCCTCGGTGACCTCGAACAGCTGGGCCGCCCATTCCCCGTCGACCGGGCCTAGGGCCTCCCGCAGCTGGTCCGGCGTCCACACGTAGGTCAGCCCTTCGACCCCTTCGGTGTCGGCGTCCAGCGAAGCCGCGAAGCCGCCTTCCGGCGTACGCAGGTCGTGCAGCAGGAACTCGGCCGTCTCGCGGGTCACCCGCTCGCCGAGCGAGTCGCCGAGCCGGGCGAGGTGCACGTACGTCCGGAGCAGCAAGGCGTTGTCGTACAACATCTTCTCGAAGTGGGGCACCACCCACGCGGAGTCGACGCTGTAGCGCGCGAAGCCACCCGCCAGCTGGTCGTAGATGCCGCCACGGGCCATCGCCGAGCAGGTGGCTTCGGCGAGTTCCAGCGCGGAGTGACCGTCCTCCGGCATGCCGACCCGCTCGTGGTGGCGCAGCAGGAACTCCAGCACCATCGACGGCGGGAACTTCGGCGCACCGCCGAATCCGCCGTGGACCGCGTCGAATTCCGCGTGCAGCCGGGAAACCGCACCGTCCAGCACATCTTCGTCCAAAATGGACTCCGGGAGCGGGGTGCGCTGCGCGGCCAGCTGCTCCACCACCCGCGTGGCGGCCTTCCGGACCTCCTCGCCGCGACCGCTCCACGCCTGCGCCACGGCGTGCAGCAGTTGACCGAACGACGGCATGCCGGACATCGGCTGCGCCGGGTAGTAGGTGCCGCAGTGGAAGGGTTCGCCGTCCGGGGTGAGGAAGCAGGTCATCGGCCAGCCGCCCTGCCCGGTCATCGCCTGGGTGGCCTCCATGTAGACGGAGTCGATGTCCGGCCGCTCCTCGCGGTCCACCTTGACGTTCACGAAGTTCTCGTTCATCACCCGCGCGATTTCCGCGTCCTCGAACGATTCGTGCGCCATCACGTGGCACCAGTGGCAGGCCGCGTAGCCGACGGACAGCAGCACCGGCACGTCCCGCCGCCGCGCCTCGGCGAACGCCTCGGGCGACCAGGGCCACCAGTCGACCGGGTTGTCGGCGTGCTGGAGCAGGTAGGGGCTGGTCGCGTTCGCAAGCCGGTTCGCCATGTCACCGACAGTAGTCCGCGGTTCCCGCACCCGTCATCGGCAGCCGTGACAACACCCACGACCGAGAAGATGCTTACTCACTTGACCCGCGTTGCGAGGTCGCTCAGTTCAGCAACGCGCTCGACTCACGATCGCTATGCGACGGGCCTGCGGCCCGCCCTTGACCCCGGAGCCTCTACGGCCCCTAACGCGCAGCGGCACGGCCAGGCCCCACGGCCCCGCCCGCCCCAGCAGCGCGGCGCTGACCACAACCAACAACATCCCTACAAATCAACGGTTTCAGGGGATTGCCACGGATGGTATCGTTCACACCGGCTCGGTGTCGCCTCTGCTATGCACGCGCTCGGGGCTTTTTCCTCACCATGAAGCCGACTCACGCCTCGTCGTCACGGATTGTTCCGTGGAACGGGCAGGGGCTGGCTGCCCGCGCAAGCCGGTTCACTATGCGCCCTGCCGCTCGCTTTTCCCGGCCCGTCGCCCCAGTCTCCGGCGGATGTTCCAGTCTCCGGCGAATGTTCCGCACGACCGAGTCGAGTCTTTCTCACGACAACGTGTTACACAAATAGCCTCATCTCGGCCAGGACTAATCGTCACCAAGAAACGCCGGGAGAAACGACGAGGGAAGAGGTTTCCACTGTGGACAACGTAGGGGCGGCACGATGACCCTGGTCGCCGGAATCGACTCCTCCACCCAGTCCACCAAGGTCGTGATCTGCGACGCCACGACCGGAACCGTGCTGCGGGAGGGCCGCGCACCGCACCCGGACGGCACGGTCGCCGACCCCGAGAGCTGGTGGCAGGCGCTGACCAACGCCACCGAAGGCCTCCTCGACGACGTCGCCGCCATCGGCGTCGCCGCCCAGCAGCACGGCATGGTGGCGCTGGACGAGCAGGGCACGCCGGTCCGCCCCGCCCTGTTGTGGAACGACAACCGCTCCGCGCAGGCCGCGATCGACCTGACCCGGGAGCTCGGCGGGCCGCAGGCGTGCGCCGAGGCGATCGGCACCCTGCCTGTCGCCAGCCTCACCGCCAGCAAGCTGAGGTGGCTGGCCGAGCACGAGCCGCACCTGGCCGACCGGGTGACCGACGTGCTGCTGCCGCACGACTGGTTGATCTGGCGGCTGACCGGCGAATTCGTCACGGACCGCGGTGACGCGTCCGGCACCGGCTACTGGTCACCGCGAGAAGGCCGGTACCGGCAGGACGTGCTGGCCAACGCCTTCGGCGGCCGGACGCCCCGCACACCCCGGGTGCTCGCCCCGGCCGAACCAGCCGGGCGCACCCGGGACGGCATGCTGGTTTCGGCCGGCACGGGCGACAACATGGGCGCCGCGCTGGGCTTGGACGTCCGGCCCGGCGACGTCGTGGTGTCGCTGGGCACGAGCGGCACCGTGTTCGCCTCGGTCGACAAGCCGAGCGCGGACCCGACCGGCCAGATCGCCGGATTCGCCGATGCGACGGGCAGATTCCTGCCGCTGGTGTGCACGCTCAACGCGGCCCGGGTGCTCACCGCGGCGGCG
This genomic interval carries:
- the xylB gene encoding xylulokinase, whose amino-acid sequence is MTLVAGIDSSTQSTKVVICDATTGTVLREGRAPHPDGTVADPESWWQALTNATEGLLDDVAAIGVAAQQHGMVALDEQGTPVRPALLWNDNRSAQAAIDLTRELGGPQACAEAIGTLPVASLTASKLRWLAEHEPHLADRVTDVLLPHDWLIWRLTGEFVTDRGDASGTGYWSPREGRYRQDVLANAFGGRTPRTPRVLAPAEPAGRTRDGMLVSAGTGDNMGAALGLDVRPGDVVVSLGTSGTVFASVDKPSADPTGQIAGFADATGRFLPLVCTLNAARVLTAAAAMLGVEMAEFDRLACGAEPGAGGLALLPYLDGERTPILPDASGTLLGLRRDNMTPENLARAAVEGMLCGLAAGVDALRADGVEVARVLLIGGAAQSRAVQVAAPLIFGVPVTVPAPAEYVARGAARQAAWALAGTAQPPEWALPGAAELEVVDSEAGARIRELHHGAFAQVHGETA
- a CDS encoding DUF885 domain-containing protein, which gives rise to MDSEALVTEYVLLGLRFDRLVPGFVDSFTGDPALRRRVQDESRPDPARLTADAQRLRAALPESGLAAPRRRFLAAQLTALECSGRGLAGEQLPFPAEVEAYFQVTPVLGDQDEYREAHRELAEVLPGRGPLPARLNAVRGRDAVPATRLKVCVQALSSALRDRVRREFGLPVQEVVEYQIVTDKPWSGFNHYLGEYRSRVAVNADVGHRAANLPQLVAHESYPGHHTEHCRKEAGLAIRDAQGEHTIFLVNTPQCLMAEGLADLGLQAAVGPGWGPWAAEIFADLGIWMDGELAERMEIAMSRLLTVRQDALLMLHDGGADDAEVAAYLQRWLLMPDQRARHLVRFMRDPLWRAYTTTYVEGYRLLRRWLENRPTGTSSTDRFRRLLDEPLVPESVRAELAARV
- a CDS encoding thioredoxin domain-containing protein encodes the protein MANRLANATSPYLLQHADNPVDWWPWSPEAFAEARRRDVPVLLSVGYAACHWCHVMAHESFEDAEIARVMNENFVNVKVDREERPDIDSVYMEATQAMTGQGGWPMTCFLTPDGEPFHCGTYYPAQPMSGMPSFGQLLHAVAQAWSGRGEEVRKAATRVVEQLAAQRTPLPESILDEDVLDGAVSRLHAEFDAVHGGFGGAPKFPPSMVLEFLLRHHERVGMPEDGHSALELAEATCSAMARGGIYDQLAGGFARYSVDSAWVVPHFEKMLYDNALLLRTYVHLARLGDSLGERVTRETAEFLLHDLRTPEGGFAASLDADTEGVEGLTYVWTPDQLREALGPVDGEWAAQLFEVTEAGTFENGASTLQLKHDPDDPARWRRVRDSLREARDQRPQPGKDDKVVTAWNGMAITALAEAAEVLDEPRWIDAAAKAAELLLERHLIDDRLRRTSRDGVVGTAAGVLDDYGCFADGLLALHQATGEPRWLEAACSLLDTALEQFADADHPGMFHDTAADAESLVRRPSDPTDNASPAGASALASALLTAAALAGPDATARYRAAAERALARAGLLAQRAPRFAGHWLSVAEARAHGPLQVAVVGEADDADRAALLAAARRSAPGGAVALAGEPEASRVPLLAGRPLVGGAAAAYVCRGYVCDRPVTTADDLVDSLTR
- a CDS encoding PhoH family protein translates to MTARRSQPPAEIPARSGESASTAQAGGSEIRTYVLDTSVLLSDPWAMSRFAEHNVVLPVVVISELEGKRHHPELGWFAREALRALDDLRIQHGQLDKPVPVGEDGGSLHVELNHSDPRVLPPGFRTDSNDARILACSLNLAAEGHRVTLVTKDMPLRVKAAAVALDAEEYRAQDVVPSGWTGMADVEVQPNSVDVLFKDGIADLDEARDLPPNTGVRLLSGSQSALGRVTADKQVRLVRGDREAFGLHGRSAEQRIALELLLDPDIGIVSLGGRAGTGKSALALCAGLESVLERQRHRKVVVFRPVYAVGGQELGYLPGTENEKMAPWAQAVFDTLGALASENVLDEVMDRGMLEVLPLTHIRGRSLHDSFVIVDEAQSLERNVLLTVLSRLGANSRVVLTHDVAQRDNLRVGRHDGVAAVIEKLKGHPLFAHVTLTRSERSPIAALVTELLEGDFTP
- a CDS encoding isoprenyl transferase — its product is MALKVRLKELIYDLYERRLRRKLDGVEHPRHVGVILDGNRRWAKEAGLDAAHGHRAGARKIAELLGWCEEAEVEVVTLWLLSTDNLNRTPDELNALMEIIAGVVDRLTDPATPWRVRIVGALDVLPIETAARLSAAALRTKGRTGMQVNVAVGYGGRREIADAVRKLLQKHAEAGTTIEELAEVLTVDHIAEHLYTSGQPDPDLLIRTSGEQRLSGFMLWQSAHSEFWFTEAYWPAFRRVDFLRALRDYAVRHRRFGG
- the trhA gene encoding PAQR family membrane homeostasis protein TrhA; this translates as MTSALSARRSTAFVKPRMRGWIHFWSLVVSVAAGATLIALAASTVSAAAAVGTSIYVATVLGLFGVSALYHRKTWKTIGARTWMRRLDHSMIFLFIAGTYTPFAMVAMQPTTGAVVLAVVWGGALGGVILKLAWPNAPRWVGVPVYIALGWVAVFVFPDLLQNAGIAVLVLLIAGGLMYTAGAIFYATRWPDPWPKTFGYHEFFHAAVSLAAICHHIAIWLALYA